In a genomic window of Gloeocapsopsis dulcis:
- a CDS encoding Spy/CpxP family protein refolding chaperone, producing the protein MSPSKKVKFMSLFAGAVALSAVFAPLAINAQPAAPQVGQRAGGRGMGKAGIELTAEQQAQMEQIRNETRTQIEGVLTPEQRQQWQAAMQNGQRRRGAMAALNLSEAQRTQIRQIMQSSKERATAVLTPEQRQQIEQRMQQWRQQRQQRNQGSN; encoded by the coding sequence ATGTCGCCATCAAAGAAAGTAAAATTCATGTCGCTGTTCGCTGGAGCAGTAGCACTTTCTGCTGTCTTCGCACCGCTGGCAATTAATGCACAACCTGCTGCACCTCAAGTAGGACAACGTGCGGGTGGCAGAGGTATGGGCAAGGCAGGTATTGAACTCACAGCGGAACAACAAGCTCAAATGGAACAAATCCGCAATGAAACGCGCACTCAAATTGAAGGAGTTCTGACGCCAGAACAACGTCAACAATGGCAAGCTGCTATGCAAAACGGGCAACGACGACGCGGTGCAATGGCTGCCTTAAATCTATCTGAAGCGCAAAGAACTCAAATTCGCCAGATTATGCAATCCTCAAAAGAACGTGCGACAGCGGTTCTGACACCCGAACAACGCCAGCAAATTGAACAAAGAATGCAGCAGTGGCGTCAACAACGTCAGCAACGCAATCAGGGGAGCAATTAG
- a CDS encoding sensor histidine kinase, producing MNRPIQIRTHPLPFLLLLEWLLLLTVAITEALSIHFRRFHTLPSLTIISLVGFGLLGLRMPTGKLLHKTLYTALEICLILLAGIVSSRGIRLFPFLYIILVIRSCLIFQLPGRIIVTSLSFALFVLTLIHRFQHVPAVPMLQERLRFTLLSFALSFGLSLVFVLLLMNAVLAERQIREKLAIANDQLRQYALRIEDQATLQERNRIARDIHDSLGHSLTALNLQLETALKLWQSNPAKAQTFLAQAKNLGSQALQEVRQSVSAMRSDPLHGQSLEVAIAALVTEFHHSTGFSPIYHLVLKHSIPAEVKTAVYRIAQEALTNIWKHAQANEVKINIQTSLESLHLKIADNGKGFVLNKNTTGFGLQSMRDRVLALGGEFQISSALGAGCCITATIPLPRLLT from the coding sequence ATGAATCGTCCAATTCAAATTCGTACACATCCCTTGCCATTCTTACTGTTATTAGAGTGGTTATTACTACTCACTGTGGCAATTACGGAAGCTTTATCAATCCACTTTCGCCGATTTCATACTTTGCCGTCTTTAACAATTATCAGTTTAGTAGGCTTTGGGTTGTTAGGATTACGAATGCCCACAGGAAAATTGCTACACAAAACACTTTATACGGCACTAGAAATTTGCTTAATCCTTTTGGCAGGAATAGTCAGTAGTAGAGGAATTCGATTATTTCCGTTTCTTTATATTATTCTTGTGATTCGCAGTTGTCTTATTTTTCAACTACCAGGACGTATTATCGTAACGAGTTTGTCTTTTGCATTATTTGTGCTCACATTAATACACCGATTTCAACACGTTCCCGCAGTTCCCATGTTACAAGAACGACTACGGTTTACGTTGTTGAGTTTTGCGCTTTCGTTTGGATTAAGCTTAGTATTTGTGTTGTTGTTGATGAATGCTGTGCTTGCAGAGCGACAAATTCGCGAAAAACTGGCGATCGCAAATGACCAACTGCGACAATATGCACTACGCATTGAAGATCAAGCAACGTTACAAGAACGCAACCGCATTGCGCGAGATATTCATGACTCGTTAGGACACTCTTTAACGGCTTTAAACTTGCAGCTAGAAACAGCACTAAAATTGTGGCAATCTAACCCTGCTAAAGCACAAACTTTCTTAGCACAAGCCAAAAACTTGGGTTCTCAGGCGTTACAGGAAGTGCGACAATCTGTTTCAGCAATGCGCTCTGATCCGCTGCATGGTCAATCTTTAGAAGTTGCGATCGCTGCTTTAGTCACTGAGTTTCATCATTCTACGGGATTTTCTCCAATTTATCATCTAGTGCTGAAACATTCGATTCCTGCTGAAGTCAAAACTGCAGTGTACCGAATCGCACAAGAAGCACTTACCAATATTTGGAAACACGCACAAGCAAATGAAGTCAAGATTAATATCCAAACATCGCTGGAATCTTTACACTTGAAAATTGCAGACAATGGCAAAGGATTTGTATTAAACAAAAACACTACCGGATTTGGACTGCAAAGTATGCGCGATCGCGTCCTTGCATTAGGAGGTGAATTTCAAATCAGCAGCGCACTTGGTGCTGGTTGTTGTATTACTGCTACAATCCCCTTGCCGAGGTTATTGACATGA
- a CDS encoding response regulator, with product MIRLVLVDDQNLIRQGLKALLELEPDLQVVGEAENGQAVMHLLQKLQPDVILMDVRMPVMDGVAATREIAQRFPQIKVLVLTTFDNDEYIAAALRNGAMGYLLKDTPSEELAAAIRAVYKGYTQLGPGLVEKIIAKVPEPSALTPAGWTELTPREREVLRLIAAGESNREIAQTLHISEGTVKNHVTSILNRLSLRDRTQAAIFANSFLHHVETDRKGMRG from the coding sequence ATGATTCGCCTAGTACTGGTAGACGATCAAAATCTTATTCGTCAGGGTTTAAAAGCTTTACTTGAGTTAGAACCAGATTTACAAGTTGTCGGAGAGGCGGAAAATGGGCAAGCAGTAATGCATTTATTACAAAAGTTGCAACCTGATGTCATACTTATGGATGTGCGAATGCCAGTCATGGATGGTGTTGCCGCAACACGAGAAATTGCTCAGCGTTTTCCCCAAATCAAGGTACTTGTATTAACCACTTTTGATAATGATGAGTATATTGCTGCAGCACTGCGGAATGGTGCAATGGGCTATTTGCTTAAGGATACGCCTTCGGAAGAGTTAGCCGCAGCAATTCGGGCAGTCTATAAAGGTTATACTCAGCTAGGTCCTGGTTTAGTTGAAAAAATTATTGCGAAAGTCCCAGAACCTTCCGCACTAACACCCGCAGGTTGGACAGAACTCACGCCAAGAGAACGCGAGGTGTTACGGTTAATTGCTGCAGGCGAAAGTAATCGCGAAATTGCCCAAACGCTTCATATCTCGGAAGGAACTGTTAAAAACCACGTCACAAGTATTTTAAATCGACTTTCTCTACGCGATCGCACGCAAGCTGCTATTTTTGCTAATTCGTTCCTACACCATGTAGAAACTGACAGAAAAGGAATGAGGGGTTAG
- a CDS encoding nucleoside deaminase translates to MTAEDFMRIALEEAKKGDAPYGAVIVKDNEIVAIAHNTVQQNSDPSAHAEMNAIRKLTSQIKNPSLAGYIIYTTGEPCPMCATVCVWAGISEIICAISIEDLIRLNQSQIDISCDEVIARSFRDIKVTKGLLKEECLELFK, encoded by the coding sequence ATGACTGCAGAAGATTTTATGCGAATTGCGCTAGAAGAAGCAAAAAAAGGAGATGCCCCCTATGGTGCGGTGATAGTTAAAGATAATGAGATTGTAGCAATAGCACATAACACTGTGCAGCAAAATAGCGACCCTTCCGCCCATGCAGAAATGAATGCCATTCGCAAACTGACATCTCAAATCAAAAATCCATCTTTGGCAGGATACATAATATACACTACAGGCGAACCTTGCCCAATGTGTGCAACTGTGTGTGTTTGGGCTGGTATATCTGAAATTATTTGTGCAATTTCTATTGAAGACTTAATTCGTCTCAACCAATCACAAATTGATATATCTTGTGATGAAGTTATTGCCAGAAGTTTTAGAGATATTAAGGTGACAAAGGGATTATTGAAAGAAGAGTGTCTAGAGTTATTTAAGTAG
- a CDS encoding ion transporter: protein MLLARKIIGFYLEDIETPLGRFINLAITSLVLVSSAIFVIETYPISNNLKLILDGLDIIVLGIFALEYLLRFWCAESKVRYFFSLYSLLDLLAILPFFVGLVNISYIRILRWFRILRLVRFIQKKFLFERISSEDSIIFARILFTLFAIIFVYSGLIYQVEHPVNPETFNTFLDAVYFSVVTMTTVGFGDVTPVSQVGRLLTVLMIMTGVALIPWQVGNLIRQFIKASNQVEVRCPTCQLSLHDADAQYCKICGTKLAKSP from the coding sequence ATGTTGCTAGCAAGAAAAATCATTGGTTTCTATTTAGAAGATATAGAAACACCCCTAGGGAGATTTATTAATTTAGCAATTACAAGCCTGGTTTTAGTATCCTCAGCTATTTTTGTTATAGAGACATATCCAATTTCTAATAACTTAAAGTTAATTTTAGATGGTTTAGATATAATTGTTTTAGGTATTTTTGCTTTGGAATACTTATTGCGTTTTTGGTGTGCAGAATCTAAAGTAAGGTATTTTTTTAGCTTGTATTCGCTTTTGGATCTCTTAGCAATTTTACCTTTCTTTGTAGGCTTAGTCAACATTAGTTATATCCGAATTCTACGTTGGTTTCGGATTCTTAGATTAGTTAGATTTATTCAAAAGAAATTCTTATTTGAGCGCATTAGTAGCGAAGATAGCATTATTTTTGCTAGAATTCTCTTTACTTTATTTGCTATTATTTTTGTTTATTCAGGGTTGATTTATCAAGTTGAACATCCTGTTAATCCTGAAACTTTTAATACATTTTTAGATGCGGTTTACTTCTCTGTCGTCACTATGACAACCGTCGGCTTTGGAGATGTCACTCCTGTGTCGCAAGTAGGGCGGTTACTGACGGTATTAATGATTATGACTGGTGTCGCATTAATTCCTTGGCAAGTAGGCAATTTAATTAGACAATTTATCAAAGCAAGTAACCAGGTAGAAGTTCGTTGCCCTACTTGTCAATTATCTCTACATGATGCAGATGCTCAGTACTGCAAGATCTGCGGGACAAAACTGGCAAAGAGTCCGTAG
- a CDS encoding DUF4385 domain-containing protein encodes MAFDYSLDFKKIDFRSSPELYRVGKGEQGVLLVEPYKSEILPYWRFKTPEIAKESSEKIYELFLNYLEQDDFVGADMARKFLQMGYTRSRRYANHKSGRKYKANPQKAGSQEAEKQARKEVLPLEIDPVKAESAAIFKEKWTLAKTHEKYLQLMKKHQQMYEKTE; translated from the coding sequence ATGGCGTTTGATTATTCTTTAGATTTTAAAAAGATTGATTTTCGCTCTTCACCTGAATTGTACCGTGTAGGTAAAGGTGAGCAAGGAGTGTTGCTAGTAGAGCCTTATAAATCAGAAATTTTACCATACTGGCGCTTTAAAACTCCTGAGATTGCTAAGGAATCGAGTGAAAAAATTTATGAGTTATTTCTCAACTATTTAGAACAAGATGATTTTGTTGGTGCGGATATGGCGCGTAAGTTTTTGCAGATGGGTTACACGCGATCGCGTCGTTATGCCAATCATAAAAGTGGCAGGAAGTATAAAGCCAACCCCCAAAAGGCAGGTTCACAGGAAGCCGAAAAACAAGCGCGAAAAGAAGTTTTACCTTTAGAGATTGATCCTGTCAAAGCTGAATCAGCTGCAATCTTCAAAGAAAAATGGACTTTAGCGAAAACTCATGAAAAATATCTTCAACTAATGAAAAAACATCAACAGATGTACGAGAAAACAGAATAA
- the cysC gene encoding adenylyl-sulfate kinase, with protein sequence MKQQGMTLWFTGLSGAGKTTISKAVEEQLREQGYKVEVLDGDIVRENLTKGLGFSKADRDENIRRIGFVAQLLTRNGVIVIVSAISPYRAIRDEVRSKIGNFIEVYVNAPLAVCEDRDVKGLYKKARAGEIKSFTGIDDPYEPPLNPEVECKTNQETLSESVEKVMAKLNQYVHVNNNVSKVA encoded by the coding sequence ATGAAACAGCAAGGAATGACTTTATGGTTTACTGGGTTGAGTGGTGCAGGGAAAACAACAATTAGTAAAGCAGTAGAAGAACAACTGCGCGAACAAGGTTACAAAGTTGAAGTTCTTGATGGTGATATTGTTCGGGAGAACCTAACAAAAGGTTTAGGTTTTAGCAAAGCTGATCGCGATGAAAATATTCGTCGTATTGGTTTTGTTGCTCAATTGTTAACTCGCAATGGAGTGATCGTCATCGTTTCTGCTATTTCTCCTTACCGTGCAATTCGTGATGAAGTACGCAGTAAGATTGGTAATTTTATTGAAGTTTATGTCAACGCACCATTAGCTGTGTGCGAAGATCGTGATGTCAAAGGGCTATACAAAAAAGCCCGTGCTGGAGAGATCAAGAGTTTTACTGGAATTGACGATCCTTACGAACCACCACTCAATCCTGAAGTTGAATGCAAAACAAACCAAGAAACTTTGTCTGAAAGCGTCGAGAAAGTGATGGCGAAGCTAAATCAATATGTTCATGTAAACAATAATGTCTCAAAAGTTGCATAG